One region of Molothrus aeneus isolate 106 chromosome 1, BPBGC_Maene_1.0, whole genome shotgun sequence genomic DNA includes:
- the LOC136566494 gene encoding carbonic anhydrase 2 isoform X2, whose product MVQGGALDGVYRLVQFHIHWGSCDGQGSEHTVDGVKYDAELHIVHWNVKYGKFAEAVKHPDGLAVVGIFMKVGNAKPEMQKVVDALSSIQTKGKQASFTNFDPTGLLPACRDYWTYPGSLTTPPLLECVIWHVLKEPITVSPEQMCKLRGLCFNAENEPVCHMVDNWRPCQPLKSREVRASFQ is encoded by the exons tgGTGCAAGGAGGAGCGCTGGATGGAGTCTACAGGCTGGTGCAGTTTCACATTCACTGGGGATCCTGTGATGGCCAGGGATCTGAGCACACTGTGGATGGTGTGAAGTATGATGCAGAG CTCCATATTGTTCACTGGAATGTAAAGTATGGTAAATTTGCTGAAGCTGTGAAGCATCCTGATGGTTTAGCGGTGGTGGGCATCTTCATGAAG GTGGGAAATGCCAAGCCTGAGATGCAGAAGGTTGTGGATGCTCTGAGCTCCATTCAAACCAAG GGAAAACAAGCCTCCTTTACAAATTTTGACCCCACTGGACTCCTTCCTGCATGCAGAGACTACTGGACATACCCTGGCTCACTGACAACTCCACCACTGCTTGAATGTGTGATCTGGCACGTTCTGAAGGAGCCCATCACTGTGAGCCCTGAGCAG ATGTGCAAACTCCGTGGCCTTTGCTTCAATGCTGAGAATGAGCCCGTGTGCCATATGGTGGACAACTGGCGCCCATGTCAGCCCTTGAAGAGCAGAGAAGTCAGAGCCTCCTTCCAGTAA